Genomic window (Hippoglossus stenolepis isolate QCI-W04-F060 chromosome 11, HSTE1.2, whole genome shotgun sequence):
GAGTCCTTCAACAATGACAGACTCTTCAAACAAACCATAGCTGGCGACTTCGAGTATTTCCTCAATCTCAATTCTCGCTCTCCAGAGTATCTATCACTCTTCATCGACGATAAGCTCAAGAAAGGAGTCAAAGGGGTATGTGACTTAAAATGATTTCTGTTTACGCCGTtagggttgtgtgtgtctggtacGTTGTTCACTTTACCCCCTCCTGTCTTCTTTAACCAGTTAACAGAACAGGAGGTGGAGTCCATCCTTGACAAGGCCATGGTGTTGTTCAGGTTCATGCAGGAGAAGGATGTGTTTGAAAGGTACTATAAGCAGCACCTGGGTCGCAGGCTGCTCAGCAACAAGAGTGTCTCAGACGACTCAGAGAAGAACATGATCTCTAAGCTCAAGGTAAAAGGATGAGAAGCTTTTTGCTGAACTTTATATGCACATCACTTGTACTGTTCCTCATTATATtgccctctctctgctcatatCGCCCTGTCGAAATACCTGTCGGCAGTTTCAAATGAttgctctctgtctttttcctctcGCAGACAGAATGTGGCTGTCAGTTCACCTCAAAACTGGAAGGAATGTTCAGAGACATGAGCATCTCCAACACCACCATGGATGAGTTCAGGCAACACATACAAACCACGTCGGTAAGGCAGTCGGGCACAGTGACAATCTTTCTAAACAGggcacatgttaaaaaaacacatttaacatgaCACTACAAAGTAATTGAGTCTTAACTCGTTAGCACAGAATGTTACAGAAAGCAAACtgtagttgttttgtgtgtaaccTCCATGCTTCTCTCCTTCAGGCATCCTTAAGTGGTGTGGACCTCATAGTTAGAGTCCTCACTACCGGCTACTGGCCCACACAGTCTGCAACCCCAAAATGCACCATCTCCCCTGCTCCTAGACACGCATTTGAAGTCTTTAGAAGGTAATACTCCTTTAAGTACACACATGTTTAATACTACACACACTGGGGGCTCAATATTATTTGAtcctgtctttgttttccaggttttACCTCGCTAAGCACAGTGGCAGGCAGCTTACACTGCAGCACCACATGGGCGGGGCAGACCTCAACGCAACTTTCTACGGAGCTGTTAAAAAGGTAGAAGCAAAATACTGTAGTAATGCTATTgtttggtattattattattaatatttattggTCATCATCAAAACTcaccttcctttccttttcaaTTGCAGGAGGATGGTTCCGAAGTGGGTGTGGGAGGTGCCCAGGTGACAGGCTCAAACACCCGCAAGCACATACTGCAGGTTTCCACCTTCCAGATGACTATCCTCATGCTcttcaacaacagagaaaagtgCACTTtcgaggtgggggggggggcacagtaAAGCACCTTTATCTGGCTAACATCTCTGTCGTTCTACAGGACAGAGTTTTAAAACAATCCTTGTTTACAACCTTTTCCCTGCTTCTGTCCTCGTCTGTAGGAGATCCAGCAGGAGACTGATATCCCCGAGCGGGAGTTAGTGCGGGCGTTGCAGTCTCTGGCCTGTGGGAAACCCACACAGAGGGTTCTCACCAAGGAGCCAAAGTCCAAGGAGATTGAAAACGGACACGTGTTTACAGTCAATGATCAGTTTACTTCCAAACTGCACAGAGTCAAAATACAGACAGGTGGGGAAAAGGATTGTGGACAACATATGCTATAGAGAGCTGAAGTCTCAGCTACTGTCCACAACTGTCTGTGGCACAACGTGTGTCTGGTTTGAgggtttcatttctggacatctgaaacctgatgctgtggatttctttctttctttacttcatTGTTGTAAGATTTGGTCATCCTGCCATTTTCACAAATATGAGCATGTGATAATTATATAAGCATTTGATAACTGAAGTTGCAATAGCTTGTGTACAGCATTAAATGCACATTTAGTTCATAGCATAGCTTTAGTTCATAGAATACTTTAGTGTAATATATCAGTGATTCAGACAGATAAGTAAATTCCTCTGTTCATAAATGTTACAGGGACGTTGGAGTAAGATGGAACTGCTACGACTGCTAATATAAAACAGCACATTGAAGGTTTGTCCCCTTTCTCCCTCAAACCTCATCTCATCTCCGTTTTCTACTTTCTCAGTTGCTGCTAAACAAGGAGAATCAGACCCCGAAAGGAAAGAGACACGGCAGAAAGTGGACGATGACAGGAAGCATGAGATAGAGGCAGCCATTGTCCGAATCATGAAGTCCAGGAAGAAGATGCAGCACAATGTCCTGGTGGCGGAGGTAAGTTACGCACATGATCATATGAAGTTGGGTCTGTTAAGCTTTGATTTTCCGTCTTCTCCTGTTTTAAACGTTGCCTTTTTCTTACATGTTGCAActttgtgtgttcaggtgaCTCAACAGCTCCGGGCACGTTTTCTCCCCAGTCCTGTGGTTATCAAGAAGCGTATAGAAGGACTCATAGAAAGAGAATACTTGGCGAGGACGCCAGAGGATCGTAAAGTGTACACCTATGTTGCATAGAAGAGAAACTGTGGATTTGAGGAGAAAGAGACTGGAAGGGGGGGAatgggatttgtttttctttggacTGTTGTTACGCATGGACTGGAAGTTTTTTTCAAGTTAAGTCTGGGAACCCGATTCTTCGTTCTGttcaaaaacacagtaaacataCACAAAATGTTGGCACAGGAAAAATCCGTCAGCTCACCCTAGATGATTTTTAAATCGGGCCCAGTCTTCTCAATCCCTGTGAGTTTTATCAAGGATGGATCCAGCTTCAAGCTTTTCACTGTTTTACCCTTGTAGAGATAAAACTTGCAAAGAATCCCTTGGGAAAATGTGAATGCACcacattatttttttgtttcaatactgtataaataaatcaaatataaaaaacagcaaatttggattgttaaaataaaaagaatgagTATTGATGCTCTGTAGTCTCCCTCAGAAAGGCTTTGCTCACCTTCTGCATTTGTCACATTTGAGTCCAAAACAGGGTTTGTAAATTTGTCTCCCAAATAACTCACAACACGGAAAAATTTGCTCTTctcaaaatgatttattacatCAAGAAATGTGTTTCAAGCCCGAAATGGCTCTTTGTCAGGATTCAGATATTTTACATGGTGTCGATGACAGTGATTTTTCACATTGCATCTATTAGACTCtgcttttaatgtttcattgtaattatttcatGCCAATTTGTAACAACTTCGTCAGTGCTATAAAGGAGATTGTGCAGCTTGGCTTCCACACACAATTTCAACAAACACCAGTGACACCTGCAGTGTATGCTCCGAGAACGGTGAGTCAGAAATCAAAATCCAGCAAATGCCATTACATCATCTGCAGGCTCATTTATTACACGCATGTAACATGTTATTTTCAAGCAATTACTGATCAAATCAATAGTCTATGACTTCCAGTGCTAATACAGAGCAGTTAACAGTTCAAATCAGGTGACACTGAGCCACATGTCTGTAAAGTGAAAAAGCATAATTAGAAAGTACATTGAACTAAACCTGATAAAGGTCACATTTTCCAGTATCTGATCTTATTGTTAGTAATAATTTTATGTGATATAGTGCAACAGATGCAGCTGAATTCAGACGACTTGAGGAAGGGTAATTGTGGAGGGGTTCGGGGAACTGTCAGGGAGCTGAAGCTCTGGATCTGGTTGGGACTGAGCAGCTCTGGCCAGAGTCTCCAGCTGAGTCATGAAACTCTGAATGTCGTCAGGAGAACTGTGAGTCCAGGCCAGAGGCAGGTGGGCAGCGATTGGTTTACGATCTGCAACACAAACTATCTGTCAGATGATGATGACCGAATTTACAGAgggtttatatatttatatgtatacatTGGATATTAAGAGTTAAACATATTTCCCTGAAGCTCACCTTGAAAGAGCAGCCCGCTGCATGTTCTGGCTGCAGCTCGAGACAAGGCCAACCATATAACAGTGTCAGCTCCTTGCTCTACATTGCGCAGCCTCTGCCCCATCATCTGGTGGAACTGAGGCAGTGACGTGGAAACAGCTGGAGACAGAGTTTTTAGAAAAATCAGCAGtgaagcatatatatatatataacaaataaGAGCTAAGTTTCCACTAGATAGAATAACTGGTCAAAGCTAAATTAAAAGTGGACAGTGCATCTTTGAAAGACTATTctaaaattgtgaaaataaataggtaaaatatatttgtcaaaactgaataaaatacCTAGATACATCAATATCAGACAGTAATTGtataatatgtaaaaaaaaatgtatatatataattgttttttaGATTCTGGTGCTAACTTAATTGTTTATTGTTATAATCAAATTATTGCGTCATAGCAGCTATTTGAATATGGtcattgtgaaatatatttttcaagccaatcaa
Coding sequences:
- the LOC118118315 gene encoding cullin-3, which encodes MSNLIGGTKKDTKMRIRAFPMTMDEKYVNNIWDLLKNAIQEIQRKNNSGLSFEELYRNAYTMVLHKHGEKLYTGLREVVTEHLINKVREDVLNSLNNNFLQTLNQAWNDHQTAMVMIRDILMYMDRVYVQQNNVENVYNLGLIIFRDQVVRYGCIRDHLRQTLLDMIARERKGEVVDRGAIRNACQMLMILGLDGRSVYEEDFEGPFLDMSAEFFQMESQKFLAENSASVYIKKVEARINEEIERVMHCLDKSTEEPIVKVVERELISKHMKTIVEMENSGLVHMLKNGKTDDLACMYKLFTRVPNGLKTMCECMSSYLREQGKALVSEEGEGKNPVDYIQGLLDLKTRFDRFLLESFNNDRLFKQTIAGDFEYFLNLNSRSPEYLSLFIDDKLKKGVKGLTEQEVESILDKAMVLFRFMQEKDVFERYYKQHLGRRLLSNKSVSDDSEKNMISKLKTECGCQFTSKLEGMFRDMSISNTTMDEFRQHIQTTSASLSGVDLIVRVLTTGYWPTQSATPKCTISPAPRHAFEVFRRFYLAKHSGRQLTLQHHMGGADLNATFYGAVKKEDGSEVGVGGAQVTGSNTRKHILQVSTFQMTILMLFNNREKCTFEEIQQETDIPERELVRALQSLACGKPTQRVLTKEPKSKEIENGHVFTVNDQFTSKLHRVKIQTVAAKQGESDPERKETRQKVDDDRKHEIEAAIVRIMKSRKKMQHNVLVAEVTQQLRARFLPSPVVIKKRIEGLIEREYLARTPEDRKVYTYVA